GGCTTTGGGGTCGTCAGAGGTGCGGGCTAGCTCTAGGCCACGTTGGTTCCAACCCAGCGCTTGTTGATCACCACCATAACTAATTGCCAACATATGCGCTGAATCAACCGCTAAGCCGATAAAACCCGCTTGGGCAGCCAGTTTCCAAGCTTGGGCAAAAAAATAACGAGCCATTTCTAGCTCACCAGCCGAATTATGGGTGCGGCCTCGCTCGAGGTAATAGCGCACTTTGGGTCGATCACCTGCCAAGGGCAATTGGGCTTCGAGTTGGTCGAGCCGTTCATGCGCTTCGGCAAACCGCCCACGCAACGAAAATGTGCGGGCAATTTGGCTGAGGAGTTCAAGCTGATCATCCCCACTGGCTTCGGCCAAGGCTTGTACAAAGCGACTTTCACTCACAGCAGGATCAGCATATTCCCACAGCGCATCAATATCCATAATTCAATTGCTCCATTCCAATCAAATAGCACAGCCTTGCTATTTTAAGGAGTCGAATGAATCAATGTCAAGAGTCAATTAGGCCTTTGGCCCGCAGCTCGGCATAAATGGCTCGATTATATGAGTACATCGCTTGTTGTTGGGCCTCACGGTCGCCCTCAAGCGCTGGATCATAGGAGTAATAGCCAATCGGACTAGTAAAATGGCTAATTACTCCAGCACTATCAATTTTTAAATGCTGATCATTGGTAAAGCGATTGACGGCATAGACTTCGAGACTACAACCTTCTGCATCAATCTCAACCAGATATCGAATCTCCCATGGCGTAACATACTGCCAGGGAATCGTGCCTCGGCCAGGTTGAGCCAAGAGTTCATCGAGAAAGCTCAGATCAGCGCAATCGAAAAACTGGCCAAATGCCGCCTTGAGTTCAGCAGTCATCAGCTATTCCTTAAAGCTTGGTGAGCTAACAAGGGCGATTTTAGTCATTTGGCGCAGCCAAAATTTGCTTGACCCGCCCTACTTCACCCGTTACCAAGCGCACTTTAATGCCATGGGGGTGGTTAGGCGATTTGGTCAAAATATCTTTGACGATGCCTGTGGTGGTCTTGCCTGTGGCTTGATCCTGTTTGAGCACAATCGCTACTTGGATGCCAGGTTTGATTGCACTGCGTTGTTGGCCGCTCATGCTTGCTCCTAAAAAATATGATCAATTGATTATACAGGCTGTTTGAGAATGACAACCTGATCGCCTAGGCGAATTGTGCCCAACTTACGTGGTACGAGCTGAATGCCAAATGGCACGCCGCCACTGGCAGTTTTGCGATACCGAGCTAATGTGCGTAAGGGTTCTTGCTGCACATGCTTTTGGCCCGTGGTAGGGTCGGCGGTAATTAGCACACAGCGTGGACAAGCTTGAGCGACTTCAAACAAGCATTCGCCAATTTGCAACCACTGCCACTGATCTTCTTGGTAGGCTCGTTCGCCATCAATCACAATGTTTGGCCGAAACTGCGCCATCGCGACAGGTT
This portion of the Herpetosiphon gulosus genome encodes:
- a CDS encoding YwbE family protein, translating into MSGQQRSAIKPGIQVAIVLKQDQATGKTTTGIVKDILTKSPNHPHGIKVRLVTGEVGRVKQILAAPND